A genomic stretch from bacterium includes:
- a CDS encoding class II fructose-1,6-bisphosphate aldolase, with translation MAVSYKELGLVNTQELFKKALAGGYAVPAYNFNNMEQLQAIITACAECNSPVILQISKGARQYANQTLLRYMVPGAVAMAREMGSNIPIALNLDHGDSFELCKSCIDYGFSNVMIDGSALPYEENVSITKKVVEYAHERDVTVEGELGVLAGIEEHVSSEVSHYTNPKDVEDFVKRTGVDSLAISIGTSHGAYKFKVKPGEPLPPLRFDILEECAKRLPSFPIVLHGASSVLKEYVDIINRYGGKLENTAGVPEDQIRKAVTMNVCKVNIDSDGRLVMTAMIRKYLAEHPEEFDPRKYLGPAREELKKMYIAKCNLLGSAGKGQ, from the coding sequence ATGGCTGTGAGTTATAAGGAACTTGGACTTGTTAATACACAAGAACTTTTTAAAAAAGCATTGGCAGGTGGTTATGCAGTTCCTGCCTATAATTTTAACAATATGGAACAACTACAGGCAATAATTACTGCATGTGCAGAATGTAATTCACCTGTGATACTTCAAATATCTAAAGGTGCCCGGCAGTACGCAAATCAGACACTATTAAGGTATATGGTGCCAGGAGCAGTTGCTATGGCAAGAGAAATGGGCAGTAATATCCCCATTGCATTAAATCTTGACCACGGCGACTCTTTTGAACTCTGTAAAAGTTGTATTGACTATGGTTTTTCCAATGTAATGATAGACGGTTCTGCACTTCCCTATGAAGAAAATGTGTCTATTACTAAAAAGGTAGTTGAATATGCACATGAAAGAGATGTAACCGTTGAAGGTGAACTTGGTGTTCTTGCCGGTATAGAAGAGCATGTTTCTTCTGAAGTCAGTCACTATACAAATCCTAAGGATGTTGAGGATTTCGTAAAAAGAACAGGGGTAGATAGTTTAGCAATATCCATTGGGACTTCACATGGTGCTTATAAATTCAAGGTGAAGCCAGGCGAACCTCTGCCACCTTTAAGATTTGATATACTTGAAGAATGTGCAAAGAGACTTCCATCATTCCCTATTGTTCTTCATGGTGCTTCTTCTGTACTTAAAGAATATGTTGATATTATCAACAGGTATGGTGGAAAACTTGAAAATACTGCTGGTGTTCCTGAAGACCAGATAAGGAAAGCAGTTACAATGAATGTTTGCAAAGTAAATATTGACTCTGACGGTCGCCTTGTAATGACAGCAATGATAAGAAAATATCTTGCTGAACATCCAGAGGAATTTGACCCCAGAAAATATCTCGGTCCTGCAAGGGAAGAATTGAAAAAGATGTATATTGCAAAATGTAACCTTCTTGGCAGTGCTGGTAAAGGACAATAA
- the purE gene encoding 5-(carboxyamino)imidazole ribonucleotide mutase: protein MGKVAIVVGSKNDLELIEGAKEILKNFEVEFDVFVLSAHRTLDDTISFAENAEKKGYEVIIAAAGMSAHLPGIISAKTILPVIGVPLPTSEIKGMDALLSIVQMPTGVPVATMSIGKAGVKNAALFSIEILARNDEKLKEKLIEYKKNLK, encoded by the coding sequence ATGGGAAAAGTAGCAATAGTTGTAGGAAGCAAAAATGATTTAGAGTTAATTGAAGGAGCAAAAGAAATTCTTAAAAATTTTGAAGTTGAATTTGATGTTTTTGTTCTTTCTGCTCATAGAACCCTTGATGATACAATTTCTTTTGCTGAAAATGCAGAAAAGAAAGGATATGAAGTAATTATTGCTGCTGCTGGAATGTCAGCACATTTACCTGGAATAATTTCTGCAAAAACAATTCTGCCGGTAATTGGTGTCCCTCTTCCAACAAGTGAAATTAAAGGAATGGATGCTTTACTTTCAATTGTTCAGATGCCAACAGGAGTTCCAGTTGCGACAATGTCCATAGGAAAAGCAGGAGTTAAAAATGCCGCTTTATTTTCAATTGAAATACTTGCAAGAAATGACGAAAAGTTAAAAGAAAAGTTAATTGAATATAAGAAAAACCTAAAATAA
- the pfkA gene encoding 6-phosphofructokinase: MKKIAVVTTGGDAPGMNPAIRSVVRTALYKNISISGIRRGFLGLYEGDFIPLSSRDVGNIINRGGTILKTARFPEFKDHNIRKKCLEKLKKEKIDGIVIIGGDGSANAAYSIYNEFSYPVVHIPASIDNDLYGTDWTIGFDTAVNTAVEAIDKIRDTATSHERTFIVEVMGREKGNLAVEVAVACGAENVIIPEIEFNLDQLVSSLKQQQEKGKNSALIILAEGAGKAEELAKQLTEKLPDREIRYSVLGYIQRGGSPTYLTRTLATVFGWYAVKFLIDGDYGYMVGIVGNKIEKVPLEKVVSNRKLPDMEKLETIKYMAI; this comes from the coding sequence ATGAAAAAAATTGCTGTTGTTACTACTGGTGGAGATGCACCAGGTATGAACCCTGCTATAAGGTCAGTCGTCAGAACTGCTCTTTATAAAAACATCTCTATTTCGGGGATAAGAAGGGGATTTTTGGGCCTATATGAAGGTGATTTTATACCTTTAAGTTCAAGAGATGTCGGTAATATTATAAATAGAGGCGGAACAATCCTCAAAACAGCGAGATTCCCTGAATTTAAAGACCATAATATAAGAAAAAAGTGCCTTGAAAAATTAAAAAAAGAAAAAATTGATGGGATTGTAATAATAGGTGGAGATGGTTCTGCAAATGCGGCATACTCAATTTATAATGAATTCTCATATCCTGTTGTTCATATTCCTGCTTCAATAGATAATGACCTTTATGGAACTGATTGGACAATTGGATTTGACACTGCTGTTAACACTGCGGTAGAAGCAATTGATAAAATAAGGGACACTGCTACAAGTCATGAAAGGACATTTATAGTTGAAGTAATGGGAAGAGAAAAAGGTAACCTTGCTGTTGAAGTTGCAGTCGCCTGTGGTGCTGAAAATGTAATAATACCAGAAATTGAATTTAATTTAGACCAACTTGTTTCTTCTCTAAAACAGCAACAGGAAAAAGGGAAAAATAGTGCTTTAATAATTCTTGCAGAAGGGGCGGGAAAAGCAGAGGAATTAGCAAAGCAACTGACAGAAAAATTACCTGATAGAGAAATAAGATATTCTGTTTTAGGATATATTCAAAGAGGCGGAAGTCCGACATATTTAACAAGAACACTTGCAACCGTTTTTGGATGGTATGCAGTAAAATTTTTAATTGATGGTGACTATGGATATATGGTAGGCATTGTAGGAAATAAAATTGAGAAAGTCCCTCTTGAGAAAGTTGTTTCTAATAGAAAATTACCTGATATGGAAAAACTTGAGACAATTAAATATATGGCAATTTAA
- the ilvD gene encoding dihydroxy-acid dehydratase, translating to MRSDNIKKGIEKTPHRSLLKADGFTDEEIKKPIIGIANSANEIIPGHIHLNKIAESVKTGIVSAGGTPVEFGVIGVCDGIAMGHLGMKYSLVSREVIADSVEIMAQAHQFDGIVLVASCDKIVPGMLMALLRLNIPGILITGGPMLCGYLPTGETIDFISVSEGVGKFLKGEIDEKQLKILEDEGCPGAGSCAGMFTANSMGCLSEGLGLSLPGNGTIPAVSSKRIRLAKYAGIRAVELVKKDIKPSDIISIESFKNAITLDMAIGASTNTVLHLPAIANEIGIKLNLEIFDEISKKTPNICKLSPASSQHIQDLDRAGGIPAVMKELSKNGLIEKNCLTVSGKTIGEIIEKANVWDRNVIRDINNPYLQEGGIAILKGTLAPDGAVIKQSAVKENLLKFKGNAIVFDSEEEAMKSLVEGKIKEGVVIIRYEGPKGGPGMREMLSMTAVIAGKGIDEKIALITDGRFSGGTRGLCIGHVSPEAEEDGPIGYVENGDIIEIDVPKRRLDIMVKPEELKNRKRKKKEKKLKGILARYSKQVRSANTGAILE from the coding sequence ATGAGAAGCGATAATATTAAAAAGGGCATAGAAAAAACACCTCATAGAAGTTTATTAAAAGCAGATGGTTTTACAGATGAAGAGATAAAAAAACCTATTATTGGTATTGCAAATTCCGCTAATGAAATTATACCTGGTCATATTCACCTCAACAAAATTGCTGAAAGTGTAAAAACAGGTATCGTGTCTGCGGGAGGCACCCCTGTTGAATTTGGTGTTATAGGTGTCTGTGATGGGATTGCTATGGGACACCTTGGAATGAAATATAGTTTGGTTTCAAGAGAAGTAATTGCAGATAGTGTAGAAATTATGGCACAAGCACACCAATTTGATGGAATAGTTTTAGTTGCAAGTTGCGATAAAATTGTGCCAGGAATGCTTATGGCTCTTTTACGACTCAATATTCCAGGTATTTTGATAACTGGTGGTCCTATGTTGTGTGGATATTTACCAACTGGCGAAACAATAGATTTTATCTCTGTTTCTGAAGGAGTTGGAAAATTTTTAAAAGGTGAAATTGATGAAAAGCAATTAAAAATATTAGAAGATGAAGGTTGTCCAGGAGCAGGCAGTTGTGCAGGAATGTTTACTGCAAATTCCATGGGATGTTTATCAGAAGGACTTGGACTTTCACTCCCTGGAAATGGAACAATTCCTGCTGTTAGTTCAAAAAGAATTCGTTTGGCAAAATATGCTGGAATAAGAGCAGTTGAACTTGTTAAAAAAGATATTAAACCATCAGATATTATTTCAATTGAAAGTTTTAAAAATGCAATAACTCTTGATATGGCAATTGGTGCTTCAACAAATACTGTTTTACATCTTCCAGCAATTGCAAATGAAATAGGTATTAAACTTAACCTTGAAATTTTTGATGAAATAAGTAAAAAGACACCAAATATATGTAAATTATCTCCTGCTTCATCCCAACACATACAGGACCTTGATAGAGCAGGGGGGATACCAGCAGTTATGAAGGAATTATCAAAAAATGGACTTATTGAAAAAAATTGTTTAACTGTTTCTGGAAAAACCATAGGGGAAATAATTGAAAAAGCAAATGTTTGGGATAGAAATGTTATAAGAGACATAAATAATCCATATTTACAAGAAGGTGGAATTGCTATTTTAAAAGGAACACTTGCACCTGATGGAGCAGTAATAAAACAATCAGCAGTTAAAGAAAATTTATTAAAATTTAAAGGGAATGCAATTGTTTTTGATTCAGAAGAAGAAGCAATGAAAAGTTTAGTTGAAGGGAAAATTAAAGAAGGAGTTGTAATAATAAGGTATGAAGGACCAAAAGGTGGACCGGGAATGAGAGAAATGCTTTCAATGACTGCTGTTATTGCAGGAAAAGGGATTGATGAGAAAATTGCCTTAATAACAGATGGCAGATTTTCAGGAGGAACAAGAGGACTTTGTATAGGACATGTAAGCCCTGAAGCAGAAGAGGATGGTCCTATTGGATATGTTGAAAATGGAGATATAATTGAGATAGATGTTCCAAAAAGAAGATTGGATATAATGGTAAAACCAGAAGAGTTAAAAAA